In Candidatus Hamiltonella defensa 5AT (Acyrthosiphon pisum), one genomic interval encodes:
- a CDS encoding RTX-family protein-16 — protein sequence MFFVNDPNETWKVLDEGGKSYMVYVATKKEDIHRTGEFLVFGGGQVTVSELEEAKALGNNNIKTAIYADFEPSPERLEARRQKSPGLDLTPVMTQYGNQKNTLPSQINANRPPQHPELDQLQTRGSLNSKPHLDPHLPPINKIDPAPLRHLLSINGLGQEADQAIASHDNASPNHNQIKQVPKSDTHPALKNTDVEHWEKPQVTTKTGGGSTNYDGRQPTIQMENDAIISKAAPDFTGKHPDSVLVQLDMESGGSTTITRPGSQGQTDTFRLQHSLAGQQKTHQRQTQHVLSLKTLLDMGVNFEGRPVTAEQLNDIGPASLKKLSFGPQQLHDFLTRHDLNDPALKPALRLIKERMNAADVDTSPLLKRGVLEDHAIAKKTLNLLNEVNSHTKCHSDGTFTVKPELMRAIQTKNLVHRMNKVVNYAGLGISGLGYYFRSQVISNYEQALKQEGLTPEQSQRIEFERNFAIVSFGTNAGIDIGQYALSKMASSIMINNVSKPISHIATKARLIKVGGPVLSLLGTGFDVYDAYQAFSKLDTETAPDVRQDLIVSGSLSVAGAVVGIGTAAAFIVGGSAAAMAGPIGLVIGGVLLAGGQIYSAVRQVEEIEKQIYLSVGDKWETGWRTFWARPPSKEIQNRLANSQRGEYREMCDIFLEKNAMKMLSDKGLKNVYRYVYSLKDFNLKSQPYFKLHILSPEMVTLSTVEDVDHINNMVDCFSRVEDLEKSRNELKQELKNRYGNNWEWVYQNLEFVETSEYYHTPIFKEVDDIFDASDTDSIKNAFSLDNLDNNRADGSILFNLGDGNDQAIGYRRRRNIFLGGKGAKKYTGRALNDLFYLGGSSQDSTREDFIGSHFDGQGGEDTLVIQATPEEVDGYLVRLVDGYIYYKGRGKIPRMEKMAQITDIEHIIGHATLNDTIMGNEHDNQLNGQGGESLLYGLGGNDTLTLEQGSAYGGEGEDSYIILQNDTGKDACIDIIDGGAKGERSHVILKHSVKQIKSITLVKKGSTEGHYSLRILLNNDNGTRTQLDLADGYRRSADGAQLELCGRYSLTTHDGVQLDTTSWPERIKVDDNNTEICPLPVLSAQYVASLDNTQKQDSNSAVIFDLSKKQSGASLPVPDARVIKMSRLIGDTSLHNRMYGDEDNNQLISPRGRSVLYGMPGNDMLALSNGLADGGLGEDSTSVLQNTDNRKAEIDIIDTGSVTAEHNHVVLQHDVTQIQSIVLIKKDAAWVNPKWEYRDNYTLRILLTNDNGTTTQVDLEDTYRLSKDGTQLQSHDRYSLTTRDGIQIDVMSWPETLKVADKQKQQGVDTWPLPLISGQYVPVYDLKRSAFLGSPAAENGVIEFIQKNPEGYSEINVGEQKTVLPKWLTLSLRDTGYNDKIEGHHNDELLSSTLGNDLLKGGPGADIYEIDSTPYMKKTITIDNEDETDSPKTDLIVLKSVSMDQLNTLTVKDDHDLVLSAATPQIAVGILELRLRRFMQDKRYQHMVIIDKTGDSYLLEKGADGQAHIYMADFDEPTGEFKKGKQQDNFKEQASSSNDLVKLSNAAVLTENTFRALAGDDSVIDESDLDVKVYGGTDNDIVIVAKDRTGQFRKVDKTFYGEGGDDFLAGGAGSDHLYAGIGKDTLQGNAGNDRLEGGEGDDTYLYTVGDGDDVIKEIGGNNVLVLLGEITEKDVKLRKQGDHLYILIATGEGKKAGDIKIEDYFASEKHQIEKLWIANKEYHMRALLKRSATENGFHQDWPVALSDLLDHADRSLSGITQAMSAFHQPHVVNTVFGRQDMGSVFGLPLSFVELTP from the coding sequence GTGTTTTTTGTAAACGACCCAAACGAAACATGGAAAGTGTTAGATGAAGGCGGCAAATCTTACATGGTATATGTCGCCACCAAGAAAGAGGATATCCATAGGACAGGTGAATTTTTGGTATTTGGAGGCGGCCAGGTTACCGTTAGTGAATTAGAAGAAGCAAAAGCATTAGGAAACAATAACATAAAAACAGCGATTTATGCTGATTTTGAACCCTCCCCAGAAAGATTAGAGGCGCGGCGTCAAAAAAGCCCTGGCCTGGACTTAACGCCGGTCATGACCCAATATGGAAATCAAAAAAATACCTTACCATCTCAAATCAATGCTAACAGGCCCCCTCAGCATCCAGAATTAGATCAGCTTCAAACACGGGGATCATTGAACTCAAAACCGCATTTAGACCCTCATTTACCACCAATCAACAAAATAGATCCTGCTCCGTTACGTCACTTATTATCAATCAATGGTCTTGGCCAGGAAGCCGATCAAGCCATTGCATCACACGACAATGCCTCCCCTAATCATAATCAAATAAAACAAGTACCAAAATCAGATACGCATCCCGCGCTTAAAAACACCGATGTGGAGCATTGGGAAAAACCCCAGGTGACCACCAAAACAGGTGGGGGTAGCACCAACTACGATGGCCGTCAACCGACTATTCAGATGGAGAACGATGCGATTATTTCTAAGGCAGCTCCTGATTTTACGGGGAAACACCCTGATTCGGTATTAGTTCAGCTGGATATGGAATCAGGCGGCTCAACAACGATTACAAGACCTGGAAGCCAAGGTCAAACAGACACCTTTAGGCTCCAACACAGCCTGGCAGGGCAACAGAAAACCCACCAACGGCAAACACAGCATGTTCTGTCTCTTAAAACCTTACTGGATATGGGGGTCAACTTTGAAGGCAGACCCGTGACGGCCGAGCAGCTCAATGACATTGGGCCTGCTTCGTTAAAAAAACTCAGCTTTGGGCCTCAACAATTGCACGATTTTTTAACCCGTCATGATCTCAATGATCCTGCTCTTAAACCCGCGCTGCGTCTCATCAAGGAAAGAATGAACGCCGCGGATGTCGATACTTCGCCTCTGCTCAAACGCGGGGTACTAGAAGATCATGCCATTGCGAAAAAGACATTAAACTTACTCAATGAGGTGAATAGCCATACAAAATGCCACTCTGATGGGACGTTTACCGTCAAACCTGAATTGATGCGTGCGATACAGACAAAAAATCTGGTCCATCGAATGAATAAGGTCGTCAATTATGCTGGCTTGGGTATATCTGGACTCGGTTATTATTTTAGATCTCAAGTTATCTCCAATTATGAACAGGCATTAAAGCAGGAGGGGTTAACACCAGAACAAAGTCAGAGGATTGAATTTGAACGAAACTTTGCCATCGTTTCTTTTGGCACGAATGCAGGTATTGATATCGGGCAATATGCGCTGAGTAAAATGGCCTCTTCTATCATGATCAACAATGTGAGCAAACCTATTTCTCACATAGCGACAAAAGCACGCCTGATCAAAGTCGGTGGCCCCGTTCTCAGTTTGTTGGGTACCGGTTTTGATGTCTACGATGCTTATCAGGCTTTTTCGAAACTTGATACTGAAACAGCCCCTGATGTTCGCCAGGATCTGATTGTCTCAGGAAGCCTGTCAGTGGCAGGGGCTGTCGTTGGCATCGGTACGGCGGCGGCTTTTATTGTTGGCGGCAGTGCCGCTGCTATGGCAGGGCCCATCGGGCTTGTTATTGGTGGCGTATTGCTGGCTGGGGGACAAATCTATTCGGCGGTACGTCAAGTTGAAGAGATAGAGAAACAGATTTATTTAAGTGTAGGCGACAAATGGGAAACAGGCTGGAGAACATTTTGGGCGCGGCCCCCGTCAAAAGAAATACAAAACAGACTGGCTAATAGCCAGCGCGGCGAATATCGTGAGATGTGCGATATATTTTTAGAAAAAAATGCGATGAAAATGCTTTCAGACAAAGGGCTTAAGAATGTTTATCGCTATGTTTATAGTCTTAAAGATTTCAATTTAAAATCGCAACCGTATTTCAAATTACATATTCTGTCACCTGAGATGGTCACACTTTCAACAGTGGAAGACGTCGACCACATTAACAATATGGTCGATTGTTTCAGTAGGGTCGAAGACCTGGAAAAAAGCAGGAATGAATTAAAACAGGAATTGAAAAATCGGTATGGAAATAACTGGGAATGGGTTTATCAAAACCTGGAATTCGTAGAAACCAGTGAATACTATCATACCCCAATATTTAAGGAAGTAGATGATATATTTGACGCTTCTGACACTGACTCTATAAAAAATGCCTTTTCATTAGATAATCTGGATAATAACAGAGCGGATGGCAGTATTCTGTTTAATCTCGGGGATGGCAATGACCAGGCCATCGGTTATAGAAGAAGGCGTAATATCTTTTTAGGCGGGAAAGGGGCAAAAAAATACACAGGTAGAGCTTTAAATGATCTGTTTTACTTAGGCGGTAGCAGTCAGGATTCTACTCGTGAGGACTTCATCGGCAGTCATTTTGATGGTCAAGGGGGCGAAGATACTCTGGTCATTCAAGCCACCCCTGAAGAGGTTGACGGTTATTTGGTTAGACTTGTAGACGGATATATTTACTACAAGGGAAGAGGGAAGATTCCCCGTATGGAAAAAATGGCCCAAATTACCGATATTGAGCACATTATAGGGCATGCTACACTCAATGACACAATCATGGGTAATGAGCATGACAACCAGCTCAATGGTCAAGGGGGTGAAAGTTTGCTTTATGGTTTAGGGGGAAATGATACCTTAACCCTAGAACAAGGTTCTGCTTACGGAGGGGAAGGAGAAGACAGCTACATCATCCTGCAAAATGACACCGGGAAAGATGCCTGTATAGACATCATAGACGGAGGAGCAAAAGGAGAAAGAAGCCACGTCATATTGAAACACAGTGTGAAGCAAATCAAGTCAATCACCCTGGTTAAAAAAGGCTCAACCGAAGGCCATTATTCCCTGCGTATCCTTCTGAATAACGATAATGGTACCCGCACCCAACTGGATTTAGCAGATGGCTATCGGCGCTCTGCAGATGGCGCGCAACTTGAGTTATGTGGTCGCTACAGCTTAACTACCCACGACGGTGTGCAACTTGATACAACGAGCTGGCCTGAGCGCATCAAAGTAGATGATAACAATACAGAAATCTGCCCACTCCCCGTGCTGTCGGCTCAATATGTGGCATCTTTAGATAATACTCAAAAACAGGACTCTAACTCTGCTGTTATTTTTGATCTTTCAAAAAAACAGTCTGGCGCTTCTTTGCCTGTGCCAGATGCCCGAGTTATCAAGATGAGCAGGCTGATCGGGGATACGTCATTACATAACCGGATGTATGGTGATGAGGATAATAACCAGCTCATTTCTCCGAGGGGGCGCAGTGTACTCTATGGTATGCCGGGCAATGATATGCTCGCATTATCGAATGGCCTGGCTGACGGAGGTCTGGGAGAAGACAGCACGAGCGTTTTGCAAAATACCGACAACCGAAAAGCCGAGATAGACATCATAGATACCGGTAGTGTCACAGCAGAACACAATCACGTTGTGCTGCAACACGATGTAACACAAATTCAATCGATTGTATTGATCAAAAAAGACGCGGCTTGGGTAAACCCAAAATGGGAATACAGAGACAATTACACCTTACGTATTCTGCTCACCAATGACAACGGAACCACCACCCAAGTTGATTTAGAAGACACTTACAGGCTTTCCAAAGATGGCACGCAACTGCAATCCCATGATCGCTATAGCCTCACCACGCGTGATGGCATACAGATTGATGTGATGAGTTGGCCAGAAACCTTAAAAGTCGCCGATAAACAAAAACAGCAAGGTGTAGATACCTGGCCACTTCCATTAATTTCTGGGCAATATGTCCCTGTCTACGATCTTAAAAGAAGCGCCTTTCTTGGCAGCCCGGCCGCAGAAAACGGTGTGATTGAATTCATACAGAAAAATCCTGAAGGATACAGTGAAATCAACGTGGGGGAGCAAAAAACGGTCCTACCGAAATGGCTAACATTGAGCTTAAGAGATACTGGGTATAACGATAAAATAGAGGGTCATCATAACGATGAACTATTATCCAGCACGCTCGGTAATGACCTTTTAAAAGGAGGGCCGGGCGCTGATATCTATGAGATTGACTCTACACCTTACATGAAAAAAACCATCACGATTGATAACGAGGATGAGACAGACAGCCCCAAGACAGATTTGATTGTTCTCAAGTCTGTTTCTATGGATCAATTGAATACACTTACTGTCAAAGATGACCATGATCTGGTGTTAAGTGCGGCGACACCCCAAATTGCCGTAGGTATCCTTGAACTGCGCCTTCGTCGTTTTATGCAGGATAAACGTTATCAACATATGGTCATCATCGATAAAACAGGGGACAGCTATCTTTTAGAGAAAGGCGCAGACGGCCAGGCCCATATTTACATGGCTGACTTTGATGAGCCCACTGGTGAATTCAAAAAAGGCAAGCAACAAGATAACTTTAAAGAGCAGGCCAGCTCGAGCAACGATCTGGTTAAATTATCTAATGCGGCGGTATTGACCGAAAATACTTTTCGTGCGTTGGCGGGTGATGATAGCGTAATCGATGAAAGCGACCTGGATGTCAAGGTCTATGGGGGCACAGATAATGACATTGTGATCGTGGCTAAAGATCGAACGGGTCAGTTTAGAAAAGTAGACAAAACCTTCTATGGTGAAGGCGGTGATGATTTTCTTGCCGGTGGGGCCGGCAGTGATCATCTCTATGCTGGCATCGGCAAGGATACCCTTCAAGGTAACGCAGGAAATGACCGACTGGAGGGAGGCGAGGGAGATGATACCTACCTTTACACAGTGGGTGATGGCGATGATGTTATCAAAGAAATCGGGGGTAATAATGTCCTGGTATTACTGGGTGAGATCACTGAAAAGGACGTTAAACTACGAAAACAAGGTGACCATCTCTATATTTTAATTGCGACAGGTGAAGGCAAAAAGGCGGGTGACATCAAGATCGAGGATTACTTTGCTTCAGAGAAACATCAAATCGAAAAATTATGGATAGCGAATAAGGAATATCATATGAGAGCGCTGCTCAAACGCAGTGCCACCGAAAATGGGTTTCATCAAGATTGGCCAGTCGCGCTCAGTGATTTACTCGATCATGCTGACCGCTCGCTGAGTGGGATCACTCAGGCAATGAGTGCATTCCATCAGCCGCACGTCGTGAATACCGTTTTTGGGCGACAGGACATGGGTTCAGTTTTTGGGCTGCCGTTAAGCTTTGTCGAATTAACTCCTTAG
- the ltrA gene encoding group II intron reverse transcriptase/maturase, translating to MPMANVINQNYEQQLEWHAINWRVVTAMINNLRQRIYRASATGDLKKVRNLQKLMMKSRANHLLAIRKVTQVNRGKHTAGVDNQVINDHKGREHLYKLLSQTTSEKVYPVKRVYIAKKNGKKRPLGIPTILDRCRQAIVKSALEPYWEAKFEPVSYGFRPGRSAHDAIQKIFCIARARGTRHWVLDADIKGASDNIDHNFLIKKIGGFPERNMIKQWLQAGVLEHGNYIPNVAGTPQGGIISPLLANIALHGMETLLGIQYWKNGTPKQGQPYAVVRYADDFVVFGKSREECETAKIKLQIWLAQRGLALSEEKTSIKHLKEGFDFLGFNIRHYDNRHRKRGYILLTKPSKESMKRYKQQMRMTWKGIIGMPTQEGIRQLNAKIIGWCNYYRIGASKRTFSALDQWMWIRQRRYLYRRHPNKHWWWRRKHYLGKIPGREDYSVFMDKSTGGFLWKHAWTKIQRHWLVPKNASPDNPELRDYWRNRQARKQPFIYGVKVNLYKRQKGYCPLCDQELDNGEQLHVHHIQPKAEGGDNKLANLRLLHANCHRQLHSKKGKMLK from the coding sequence ATGCCTATGGCAAACGTAATAAATCAAAACTATGAACAACAACTGGAATGGCATGCTATTAACTGGCGTGTTGTGACAGCCATGATTAATAATCTAAGGCAAAGAATATATAGGGCTTCAGCAACAGGTGACTTAAAGAAAGTCAGAAATCTGCAAAAACTCATGATGAAATCAAGAGCTAACCATCTTCTGGCTATCAGGAAAGTCACTCAGGTCAATCGGGGAAAACACACGGCTGGAGTAGATAATCAGGTAATTAATGACCATAAAGGACGAGAACATCTTTATAAGTTATTAAGCCAAACAACTTCAGAAAAGGTTTATCCAGTAAAACGAGTTTACATAGCAAAAAAGAATGGAAAAAAACGCCCTCTTGGGATCCCAACCATTCTCGACCGCTGTAGACAAGCGATAGTTAAATCGGCGCTGGAACCTTATTGGGAAGCAAAATTTGAACCAGTCAGCTACGGATTTAGACCGGGGCGAAGTGCCCATGACGCAATACAAAAAATTTTCTGTATTGCCAGAGCACGAGGGACACGGCACTGGGTACTAGATGCAGATATTAAAGGCGCATCTGACAACATTGACCATAATTTTCTCATAAAAAAAATCGGGGGATTCCCCGAAAGAAACATGATTAAACAATGGTTACAAGCCGGTGTGCTGGAACATGGCAACTATATACCCAATGTTGCAGGTACTCCGCAAGGCGGGATTATCAGTCCACTACTGGCCAATATTGCACTCCACGGAATGGAGACCTTACTGGGTATTCAATACTGGAAAAACGGCACGCCAAAACAAGGGCAACCTTATGCAGTAGTTCGTTATGCGGATGATTTTGTCGTATTCGGTAAATCCCGTGAAGAGTGCGAAACTGCCAAAATAAAGTTGCAAATTTGGTTAGCTCAGAGAGGGTTAGCTCTTTCTGAAGAAAAAACCAGTATCAAACACTTGAAGGAAGGATTCGACTTCCTGGGATTTAATATACGACATTATGACAATCGCCACAGAAAACGGGGATATATATTGTTAACGAAGCCCTCAAAGGAGTCGATGAAAAGGTACAAACAGCAAATGAGAATGACCTGGAAAGGTATTATCGGTATGCCGACACAAGAAGGAATAAGACAACTGAATGCCAAGATAATAGGATGGTGTAATTACTATCGTATTGGTGCTTCAAAAAGAACATTCAGTGCATTAGACCAATGGATGTGGATCCGCCAACGTAGATATTTGTATCGACGTCATCCCAATAAACACTGGTGGTGGCGAAGAAAACACTACTTAGGCAAGATACCAGGTAGAGAAGACTATTCAGTATTTATGGATAAATCAACCGGTGGATTTCTTTGGAAGCATGCATGGACAAAAATACAGCGTCATTGGCTAGTTCCAAAAAATGCTTCCCCCGACAATCCGGAATTGCGTGACTATTGGCGTAATAGGCAGGCACGTAAACAGCCTTTTATTTACGGTGTCAAAGTTAACCTCTATAAGCGACAGAAAGGTTATTGTCCTCTCTGTGATCAAGAGTTGGACAATGGTGAACAATTGCATGTTCATCATATTCAGCCTAAAGCTGAAGGGGGTGACAACAAGCTGGCTAATCTAAGATTGTTACATGCTAATTGCCACAGACAATTACATAGCAAAAAAGGAAAAATGTTGAAGTGA
- a CDS encoding M15 family metallopeptidase: protein MQTRGTITSSNPVSCDRLRRVNFRHVNFNGVIKTGNIVVLDSVAEQVEGIFSELFKQRFPIHKAVVIEHYQGNDEASMVDNNTSDFNGRSITGGASWSKHAYGVAIDINPLQNPYISYPEEGSANILPPSSSKFFVNRNNNRPNKKQRVGMAENVIDVFARHGFIIWGGDWDTPIDYQHFEVGSYNFIHKLINQSPDSARQMFNQYVNHYNDCISKHIQKDYASKRTICINEVRQ from the coding sequence ATGCAAACTAGGGGTACGATTACGAGTTCTAATCCTGTGAGCTGTGATCGTCTACGTCGTGTCAATTTTAGACACGTCAACTTTAACGGGGTGATAAAAACTGGCAATATTGTTGTTCTTGATTCTGTTGCAGAACAAGTCGAAGGAATTTTTTCTGAATTATTCAAACAACGTTTTCCCATCCATAAGGCTGTGGTTATAGAACATTATCAAGGTAATGATGAAGCATCTATGGTTGATAACAACACATCCGATTTTAATGGGCGTTCAATAACAGGTGGAGCCTCCTGGTCGAAACACGCCTATGGCGTCGCCATTGATATCAACCCATTGCAAAATCCTTATATATCATATCCCGAGGAGGGTAGTGCTAACATACTTCCGCCCAGCAGTAGCAAATTTTTTGTAAACAGAAATAACAATCGTCCAAATAAAAAGCAACGAGTAGGCATGGCAGAAAATGTGATCGATGTTTTTGCTCGCCACGGTTTCATCATATGGGGTGGTGATTGGGATACTCCTATTGACTATCAACACTTTGAAGTAGGAAGTTACAATTTTATTCATAAACTCATCAATCAATCGCCTGACTCTGCTCGTCAAATGTTTAATCAGTATGTTAATCATTATAATGATTGTATATCAAAACATATTCAAAAAGACTATGCGTCAAAACGTACCATTTGTATAAACGAAGTTCGTCAGTAA